A single Halococcus hamelinensis 100A6 DNA region contains:
- a CDS encoding DUF2070 family protein, which translates to MTETQGDLAALSRFVFRAPKWYASLGFALVVAAIAGVAAFDSEFVLEDAWQGVFFIGVPTIVAAVATPPIDRRLGGQLTPNRASLLALVCEVFLVAVLVVAGAIAVLTPLGQQFVFDALTVGLAAVGAIRLAVLLAVSRKSLVVTAIPAGIQTATAAFLVFVYSGTARYVEVGGPLVQSFLSRPSRGPAEFGAVKPLDFAVLALLCAFYALAVVVFVRVIDRPWRRSLGVSVLDFGRGFIGHIAEGSNELEEFFAALGEEAVVPVSVLSARRSDGSEKARFVLPMVHPGPMGEIGGGNLPKRVAKSANGLGFPPHATAGHDFNLVSEREVDTLLDAVSRAHDRIEYSTTGSPPVRRRVGEASVTGQAMGDGAMVVATYAPGLADDIDYSVGLSAVAEARSHGVDAMVVDAHNANDGLTGDDLGHVVPGSQRSFDLIEGVGEVSAALANAPQGPIELGVAWDETPWTASEGIGPLGIRVAAFTVEDETAVYVLVDGNNMEPGLREAILDHIDAGSAEVMTTDTHVVNTVESANQVGGAIPDDELIALIASLVEEALADREPVEAGMATERARVTVFGNDRTETLASHANAMLGMGSALAGAFAVAMLAVSVVVFLFT; encoded by the coding sequence ATGACCGAGACCCAGGGCGACCTCGCGGCGCTCTCGCGGTTCGTCTTTCGCGCCCCGAAGTGGTACGCGAGCCTCGGGTTCGCCCTCGTGGTCGCGGCGATCGCGGGCGTCGCGGCGTTCGACTCGGAGTTCGTGCTCGAAGACGCCTGGCAGGGCGTCTTCTTCATCGGCGTCCCGACGATAGTCGCGGCGGTCGCCACCCCGCCGATAGACCGACGGCTCGGTGGCCAGCTCACGCCGAACCGCGCCTCCCTGCTCGCGCTGGTCTGCGAGGTCTTCCTGGTCGCGGTCCTCGTGGTCGCGGGGGCGATCGCCGTCCTCACGCCGCTCGGCCAGCAGTTCGTCTTCGACGCGCTCACCGTCGGCCTCGCCGCGGTTGGTGCCATCCGACTCGCGGTGTTGCTCGCGGTCTCGCGGAAGTCGCTCGTCGTCACGGCGATCCCGGCGGGGATCCAGACCGCGACGGCGGCGTTCCTCGTCTTCGTCTACAGCGGCACCGCGCGCTACGTCGAGGTCGGCGGCCCGCTCGTCCAGTCCTTCCTCTCGCGGCCGAGCCGCGGCCCCGCCGAGTTCGGGGCGGTCAAACCGCTCGATTTCGCCGTTCTCGCGCTTCTCTGTGCGTTCTACGCTCTCGCCGTCGTGGTGTTCGTCCGCGTCATCGACCGGCCGTGGCGACGGAGCCTCGGCGTGAGCGTGCTGGATTTCGGTCGGGGGTTCATCGGCCACATCGCGGAGGGATCCAACGAACTCGAGGAGTTCTTCGCGGCGCTCGGCGAGGAGGCGGTGGTGCCGGTGAGCGTGCTCTCGGCCCGTCGCTCCGACGGCTCCGAGAAGGCGCGGTTCGTGCTTCCCATGGTACATCCAGGGCCGATGGGCGAGATCGGCGGCGGCAACCTCCCGAAGCGCGTCGCGAAAAGCGCTAACGGGCTGGGATTCCCGCCCCACGCAACCGCGGGCCACGACTTCAACCTCGTCTCCGAGCGCGAAGTCGACACCCTCCTCGACGCGGTTTCGCGTGCCCACGACCGGATCGAGTACTCGACGACCGGCAGCCCGCCGGTTCGACGCCGCGTCGGCGAGGCCTCCGTCACGGGGCAGGCGATGGGCGACGGCGCGATGGTCGTCGCGACCTACGCGCCGGGGCTCGCCGACGACATCGACTACTCGGTGGGGCTGTCGGCGGTCGCCGAGGCGCGCTCCCACGGCGTCGACGCGATGGTGGTCGACGCCCACAACGCGAACGACGGCCTCACCGGCGACGACCTCGGCCACGTGGTCCCCGGCAGCCAGCGCTCGTTCGACCTCATCGAGGGCGTCGGCGAGGTCTCGGCGGCGCTCGCGAACGCGCCGCAGGGTCCGATCGAACTCGGGGTGGCGTGGGACGAGACGCCGTGGACGGCGAGCGAGGGTATCGGCCCGCTCGGCATCCGGGTCGCGGCGTTCACCGTCGAGGACGAGACCGCGGTCTACGTTCTGGTCGACGGCAACAACATGGAACCGGGGCTCCGGGAGGCGATCCTCGACCACATCGACGCGGGCTCGGCGGAGGTGATGACGACCGACACCCACGTCGTCAACACCGTCGAGTCGGCGAACCAGGTCGGCGGGGCCATCCCGGACGACGAACTCATCGCGCTCATCGCGTCGCTCGTCGAGGAGGCCCTCGCCGACCGCGAACCGGTCGAGGCGGGCATGGCGACCGAACGCGCCCGCGTCACCGTGTTCGGCAACGACAGAACCGAGACCCTCGCGAGCCACGCCAACGCGATGCTCGGGATGGGGAGTGCGCTCGCGGGCGCGTTCGCCGTCGCGATGCTCGCGGTGAGCGTCGTGGTCTTCCTGTTCACCTAG
- a CDS encoding GMP synthase subunit A — protein sequence MTRIVVVDNHGQFTHLEGRALRDIGVETEIVDNTTPPEEIEADGIVLSGGPDSADEPDAGGRCDEYLDMGVPVLGICLGMQVLAVERGGRVEPGEYGGYADVTVEIDDPEDPLVGSLAPETRVWASHADQVVELPPDFERTGRSDICGIESMSDTSENLFGVQWHPEVAHTEEGEAVFENFRAVCERATERGI from the coding sequence ATGACCCGGATCGTCGTCGTCGACAACCACGGCCAGTTCACCCACCTCGAAGGCCGGGCGCTCCGCGACATCGGCGTCGAGACCGAGATCGTCGACAACACCACGCCCCCCGAGGAAATCGAGGCCGACGGGATCGTACTCTCCGGCGGCCCCGACTCGGCCGACGAACCCGACGCGGGCGGGCGGTGTGACGAGTATCTCGACATGGGTGTTCCCGTGCTCGGGATCTGTCTCGGGATGCAGGTGCTCGCGGTCGAGCGTGGCGGGCGCGTCGAACCCGGCGAGTACGGTGGCTACGCCGACGTCACCGTCGAGATCGACGACCCGGAGGACCCGCTGGTCGGTTCGCTCGCGCCCGAGACGCGGGTGTGGGCGAGCCACGCCGACCAGGTCGTCGAGCTCCCCCCTGACTTCGAACGTACGGGGCGGAGCGACATCTGCGGCATCGAGTCGATGAGCGACACCAGCGAGAACCTCTTCGGCGTCCAGTGGCACCCCGAGGTCGCCCACACCGAGGAGGGCGAGGCGGTGTTCGAGAACTTCCGGGCGGTCTGCGAGCGGGCCACCGAAAGAGGGATTTAG
- the tatA gene encoding twin-arginine translocase TatA/TatE family subunit, translating into MVGLSLLQIPGIPGGPEVLIVLVIIVLLFGANKIPELAGALGQARGEFDKGRNEVEDELEEMQTSNVDADSGTASESTDAASQDNDVDYDPPEVNERNTEVESNQ; encoded by the coding sequence ATGGTTGGACTATCGCTGCTCCAGATTCCCGGTATCCCGGGTGGACCGGAGGTGTTGATCGTTCTCGTGATCATCGTCCTCCTGTTCGGTGCGAACAAGATCCCAGAACTCGCCGGCGCGCTCGGTCAGGCTCGTGGCGAGTTCGACAAGGGCCGAAACGAAGTCGAGGACGAACTCGAGGAGATGCAGACCAGCAACGTCGACGCCGACTCGGGGACGGCCAGCGAGTCGACCGACGCCGCCTCGCAGGACAACGACGTCGATTACGACCCACCCGAGGTCAACGAGCGCAACACCGAAGTCGAGAGCAACCAGTAA
- a CDS encoding redoxin domain-containing protein: MLSENDTAPDFTAPLANGDVGERFALADRLDEAPLVLAFFPGAFSSVCTGEMNTFQERLGSFEDAGATIYGVSVDSPFALNAFREQEGLDFDFVSDPNHEVVEAYDATMGFEDLGIDEVAQRAVFVVDDEETIAYAWASENPGVEPDYDAVEAAVRDA; encoded by the coding sequence ATGCTTTCCGAGAACGATACGGCTCCCGACTTCACCGCCCCGCTCGCGAACGGCGACGTCGGCGAGCGGTTTGCGCTCGCCGACCGCCTCGACGAGGCCCCGCTGGTGCTCGCGTTCTTCCCCGGCGCGTTCTCCTCGGTCTGTACCGGCGAGATGAACACCTTTCAGGAGCGACTCGGGAGCTTCGAGGACGCGGGCGCGACGATCTACGGGGTCAGCGTCGACTCGCCGTTCGCGCTCAACGCCTTCCGCGAACAGGAGGGCCTCGACTTCGACTTCGTCAGCGACCCGAACCACGAGGTCGTCGAGGCCTACGACGCCACGATGGGCTTCGAGGACCTCGGGATCGACGAGGTCGCCCAACGCGCGGTGTTCGTCGTCGACGACGAGGAAACGATAGCCTACGCGTGGGCGAGCGAGAACCCGGGCGTCGAACCCGATTACGACGCGGTCGAGGCGGCCGTGCGCGACGCGTAG
- a CDS encoding DUF7097 family protein — translation MEKTPAGTSVGVADPYAFVERCDHLTDDGRCRYALEYGSHDPAFAREREADDFACPVVTESGPDWDWRDCPQFRARNRSRECVRCGLDERRVAHTTERPLLEEHHLSYADDDSRAVSHEITVYLCRWCHAKIHGSWARIDDDANPDPEALAAREGRRSQEQAEFEFASAAERREADDG, via the coding sequence ATGGAGAAGACGCCCGCCGGGACGTCGGTCGGCGTCGCCGACCCGTACGCGTTCGTCGAGCGGTGTGACCACCTCACCGACGACGGCCGGTGTCGGTACGCGCTCGAGTACGGCTCCCACGACCCCGCGTTCGCCCGCGAGCGCGAGGCCGACGACTTCGCGTGCCCGGTCGTGACGGAGTCGGGCCCCGACTGGGACTGGCGGGACTGCCCGCAGTTCCGGGCCCGAAACCGCTCGCGTGAGTGTGTCCGGTGTGGCCTCGACGAGCGCCGGGTGGCCCACACCACCGAGCGGCCGCTGCTCGAAGAACACCACCTCTCGTACGCCGACGACGACTCGCGCGCGGTGAGCCACGAAATTACTGTATACCTCTGTCGGTGGTGTCACGCCAAGATCCACGGCTCGTGGGCGCGGATCGACGACGACGCCAACCCCGACCCCGAGGCGCTCGCCGCCCGCGAGGGCCGTCGGAGCCAGGAGCAAGCGGAGTTCGAGTTCGCCTCGGCCGCCGAACGCCGCGAGGCCGACGACGGCTGA
- a CDS encoding tyrosine--tRNA ligase — protein MDDAERGHLVRRNTAEVVTDDELDELLGGDPTVYIGYAPTGEMHIGHFTTIRKLADFLKAGLEVKVLIADLHAHLDDEKSPFDLLDARATYYREAIEAMVEAAGGDPSEIEFSQGRDFELDPDYSLDLLRTAADTTISRVQRAGSEVVRQSENPKLGGLIYPLMQTLDIDALDADVAYGGIDQRGIYMLSRELFADRGEKPPVCVFAPLLSGLAGGKMSASDASSKVNLTDDSSTVAEKLQGAYCPQGEVTDNGVLEYLEYLVFPVLDERGESFVVERPEEYGGDLTYETYDDLEADFVSEELHPQDLKNAAADAISSVVAPVRDRLTDRPELLAEAYPDEHA, from the coding sequence ATGGACGACGCGGAGCGCGGCCACCTCGTGCGGCGCAACACCGCCGAGGTCGTCACCGACGACGAACTCGACGAACTCCTGGGCGGCGATCCGACGGTGTACATCGGCTACGCCCCCACCGGCGAGATGCACATCGGGCACTTCACCACGATTCGAAAACTCGCCGACTTCCTGAAGGCGGGGCTCGAGGTCAAGGTCCTGATAGCCGACCTCCACGCCCACCTCGACGACGAGAAGAGCCCCTTCGACCTGCTCGACGCGCGCGCGACCTACTACCGCGAGGCGATCGAGGCGATGGTCGAGGCGGCGGGGGGCGACCCCAGCGAGATCGAGTTCTCCCAGGGTCGCGACTTCGAACTCGACCCCGACTACTCGCTCGACCTCCTCAGAACCGCCGCCGACACCACGATCTCCCGGGTGCAGCGCGCCGGCAGCGAGGTCGTCCGCCAGTCCGAGAACCCGAAATTGGGGGGATTGATCTACCCGCTGATGCAGACGCTGGACATCGACGCCCTCGACGCCGACGTCGCCTACGGCGGGATCGACCAGCGCGGGATCTACATGCTGAGCCGCGAACTGTTCGCCGACCGTGGCGAGAAACCTCCAGTGTGCGTGTTCGCGCCGCTGCTCTCGGGGCTCGCGGGCGGGAAGATGAGCGCCTCCGACGCGAGTTCGAAGGTGAATCTCACCGACGATTCCAGCACTGTGGCCGAGAAGCTCCAGGGCGCGTACTGCCCCCAGGGCGAGGTCACGGACAACGGCGTGCTCGAATACCTCGAATACCTCGTCTTCCCGGTGCTCGACGAGCGCGGCGAGTCGTTCGTCGTCGAGCGCCCCGAGGAGTACGGCGGGGACCTGACCTACGAGACGTACGACGACCTCGAAGCCGACTTCGTGAGCGAGGAGCTCCACCCGCAGGACCTCAAGAACGCCGCGGCCGACGCCATCTCGTCGGTGGTCGCGCCGGTACGCGACCGGCTCACCGACCGGCCCGAGCTGTTGGCGGAGGCCTACCCCGACGAACACGCCTAA
- a CDS encoding DHHA1 domain-containing protein yields MAGPVPELTTRAAACAEALRAAESVLLASHIDADGLTSAAVATTALSRAGIDHEVAFEKQLDADAIAGMASRAFDTVLFTDFGSGQLDVITDHEAAGDFTPVVADHHQPADAETEFHLNPLLFDLDGSTELSGAGTTYVLARALGETRSDEPRAAGEAGANRDLAALAVVGAVGDMQDSTGELVGANRGIVAEGVAAGVLEETTDLALYGKQTRPLPKLLEYANDVRIPGISGSERGATAFLSELEIDLEGENGWRRWVDLDSEERQRVASGLLQRAVARGVPADRIDDLVGTTYLLTDEPAGSQLRDASEFSTLLNATARYERADVGLAVCCGDRDEALAEAETLLSNHRRNLATGIDWVKREGVTQADHLQWFDAGERIRDTIVGIVAGMAMGTDGVRGDRPVIAFATKNETETKVSARGTHRLVRSGLDLSAVVGEAARALDGDGGGHDVAAGATIPTDSKAAFVEHADALVADQLGEA; encoded by the coding sequence ATGGCTGGTCCGGTCCCCGAACTCACGACACGCGCGGCGGCGTGCGCGGAGGCGCTCCGCGCGGCGGAGTCGGTCCTCCTCGCCTCCCACATCGACGCCGACGGCCTCACGAGCGCCGCGGTCGCGACGACCGCGCTCTCGCGCGCCGGGATCGACCACGAGGTCGCCTTCGAGAAACAGCTCGACGCCGACGCGATAGCGGGGATGGCGTCGCGGGCGTTCGATACGGTCCTGTTCACCGACTTCGGGAGCGGCCAGCTCGACGTCATCACGGACCACGAGGCGGCCGGCGACTTCACACCCGTCGTCGCGGACCATCACCAGCCCGCCGACGCGGAGACCGAGTTCCACCTGAACCCGCTGTTGTTCGACCTCGATGGGTCGACCGAACTCTCGGGGGCTGGCACCACGTACGTCCTCGCGCGGGCGCTCGGCGAGACACGGAGCGACGAACCGCGAGCCGCAGGCGAAGCGGGGGCGAACCGCGACCTCGCGGCGCTGGCGGTCGTGGGCGCGGTCGGCGACATGCAGGACTCGACGGGGGAGCTCGTCGGCGCGAATCGGGGGATCGTCGCCGAGGGCGTCGCGGCGGGCGTGCTCGAAGAGACCACCGACCTGGCGCTCTACGGCAAACAGACCCGCCCGCTCCCGAAGCTCCTCGAATACGCCAACGACGTCCGAATCCCAGGGATCTCGGGGAGCGAGCGGGGCGCGACCGCGTTCCTCTCGGAGCTCGAGATCGACCTGGAGGGCGAGAACGGCTGGCGGCGGTGGGTCGACCTCGATAGTGAGGAACGCCAGCGGGTGGCGAGCGGGCTGCTCCAGCGTGCGGTCGCCCGCGGGGTGCCCGCCGATCGGATCGACGACCTCGTCGGGACGACCTACCTCCTGACCGACGAACCCGCGGGCAGCCAGCTCCGGGACGCGAGCGAGTTCTCGACCCTCCTCAACGCGACCGCGCGCTACGAGCGCGCCGACGTCGGTCTCGCGGTCTGCTGTGGCGACCGCGACGAGGCGCTGGCGGAGGCCGAGACGCTGCTCTCGAACCACCGCCGGAACCTCGCGACCGGCATCGACTGGGTGAAGCGCGAGGGCGTGACCCAGGCCGACCACCTCCAGTGGTTCGACGCGGGCGAGCGGATCCGCGACACCATCGTCGGCATCGTCGCCGGGATGGCGATGGGCACCGACGGGGTACGCGGCGACCGACCGGTGATCGCGTTCGCGACGAAGAACGAGACCGAAACGAAGGTCTCCGCGCGCGGCACCCACCGACTGGTTCGGTCCGGCCTCGACCTCTCGGCGGTCGTGGGCGAGGCCGCACGCGCGCTCGACGGCGACGGCGGCGGCCACGACGTCGCCGCCGGGGCCACGATCCCCACCGACTCGAAGGCGGCGTTCGTCGAGCACGCCGACGCGCTCGTCGCCGACCAGTTGGGTGAGGCGTGA
- a CDS encoding MATE family efflux transporter — translation MSRRGSLRGLFKTRDEFDLTSGGIGRPLFYLALPIVITNLFQTAYNLADTFWLGQHSTNALAAISFAFPMVFLVISLAIGLSVAGSVLVAQYVGAGKERRAEYAASQTIAFSILVSLLLGVVGYFSVDVLVDLLGANDAIAPLAAGYMRVFMIGLVFVFGFAMFISLMRGYGDTVTPMVVMFVSVVINIVLDPFLIFGFESNPLFGFFGLGGLEASLYATTGYAGSGIQGAAVATIGSRAIAFVVGLWIMFRADQGVRIRLSQMVPDLEYARRMVALGVPASVEGAVRAVSINLLLVVVASFSTTVVASYGIGTRVFSVVFLPAIALSQGVETMTGQNIGAGKADRADRTNHVAAAVLFVILSAVGVVAWLFARPIAAVFTTDPAVVETSATFIRYAAPTFGFIGIMRVYTGGFRGAGFTMVAAVIAVGTLGLIRLPVAWFGAGLLGVSGLWLSFPASNVIGALASYLWFRRGTWRDRNLAADEESANHQRTTTSTTDD, via the coding sequence GTGAGCCGCAGGGGCAGCCTGCGGGGACTGTTCAAGACCCGCGACGAGTTCGACCTGACGTCCGGCGGCATCGGCCGACCGCTGTTCTATCTCGCGCTGCCGATCGTCATCACCAACCTCTTTCAGACCGCCTACAACCTCGCGGACACCTTCTGGCTCGGCCAGCACAGCACGAACGCGCTCGCGGCGATCAGCTTCGCGTTCCCGATGGTCTTTCTCGTTATCTCGCTCGCGATCGGCCTCTCGGTCGCGGGCAGCGTGCTCGTGGCGCAGTACGTCGGTGCGGGCAAGGAGCGCCGCGCGGAGTACGCCGCCTCGCAGACGATCGCCTTCTCGATACTCGTCTCGTTGCTCCTCGGCGTGGTCGGCTACTTCTCCGTGGACGTACTCGTCGACCTCCTGGGCGCGAACGACGCGATCGCCCCGCTCGCGGCGGGCTACATGCGGGTGTTCATGATCGGCCTCGTCTTCGTCTTCGGGTTCGCGATGTTCATCTCGCTGATGCGGGGCTACGGCGACACGGTGACGCCGATGGTCGTGATGTTCGTCTCGGTCGTGATCAACATCGTGCTCGACCCGTTCTTGATCTTCGGGTTCGAGTCGAACCCGCTGTTCGGTTTCTTCGGTCTCGGCGGGCTCGAAGCTAGCCTCTACGCCACGACCGGGTACGCGGGAAGCGGTATCCAGGGCGCGGCGGTCGCCACGATCGGCTCGCGTGCGATCGCGTTCGTGGTCGGGCTCTGGATCATGTTCCGCGCCGACCAGGGCGTGCGGATCCGCCTCTCGCAGATGGTGCCGGACCTCGAGTACGCCCGAAGGATGGTCGCGCTCGGCGTGCCGGCTTCGGTCGAGGGGGCCGTCCGAGCGGTCTCGATCAACCTCCTGCTGGTGGTCGTGGCCTCCTTTTCGACCACAGTGGTCGCCTCCTACGGGATCGGCACCCGGGTCTTCTCGGTCGTCTTCCTGCCGGCGATCGCGCTCTCACAGGGCGTCGAGACCATGACCGGTCAGAACATCGGAGCCGGGAAGGCCGACCGAGCGGACCGGACGAACCACGTCGCCGCGGCGGTGCTGTTCGTGATCCTCTCGGCCGTGGGCGTCGTGGCGTGGCTCTTCGCCCGGCCGATCGCCGCGGTGTTCACGACCGACCCCGCCGTCGTCGAGACCAGCGCGACGTTCATCCGCTACGCCGCGCCGACGTTCGGCTTCATCGGGATCATGCGGGTCTACACCGGCGGCTTCCGCGGCGCGGGGTTCACGATGGTCGCCGCGGTCATCGCGGTCGGTACCCTCGGACTGATCCGGCTGCCGGTCGCCTGGTTCGGCGCGGGCCTCCTCGGCGTGAGCGGGCTCTGGCTCTCCTTCCCCGCCTCGAACGTGATCGGCGCGCTCGCGTCGTACCTCTGGTTCCGCCGCGGGACCTGGCGCGACCGCAACCTCGCCGCCGACGAGGAGTCGGCCAACCACCAGCGAACCACGACCTCGACGACCGACGACTGA
- a CDS encoding DUF555 domain-containing protein, with product MTDYLVAMEAAWLVRDVDNIDDAIGVAVSEAGKRLNDQDKSYVEVNVGATGCPACGEPFDSAYVAAGTALVGLVLEIDVFNADGQQHAERIAKSEVGGALRDVPLSVVETIELDGDEEEAAS from the coding sequence ATGACCGACTATCTCGTTGCGATGGAGGCGGCGTGGCTTGTTCGCGACGTCGACAACATCGACGACGCGATCGGCGTCGCGGTGAGCGAAGCGGGCAAACGACTCAACGACCAGGACAAGTCCTACGTCGAGGTCAACGTCGGCGCGACGGGCTGTCCGGCCTGTGGCGAGCCGTTCGATTCGGCCTACGTCGCCGCCGGCACGGCGTTGGTGGGACTGGTCCTCGAGATCGACGTGTTCAACGCCGACGGCCAACAGCACGCCGAACGGATCGCCAAGAGCGAGGTCGGCGGCGCGCTCCGTGACGTCCCGCTCTCGGTGGTCGAGACCATCGAACTCGACGGGGACGAGGAAGAAGCCGCGAGCTAG
- a CDS encoding HD domain-containing protein, producing MSDNADPGSNGRVYDPDADHAFPDERLNRVLEVVESDEEIQAYLDAQNVNPVARKRYNDHGSQHISIVRNRSLCLYDLLKAGNVDFNGAADQGLDEADEAVIIALAATLHDIGHVVHRTDHPYYSIPLAADLLDRLLAEFEWYDVGERVRMKGEVLHAIVAHDTDETPLTLEAGIVRVSDALDMEHGRSRRPYEEGGRGINTVSSQAIRQVSLQPGDGVPVLVEIEMTDAAGVYQVDTLLKAKLNGSGLEDDIRIVAVTTRDPEERLVERVEL from the coding sequence ATGAGTGACAACGCGGACCCCGGCTCGAACGGCCGGGTCTACGACCCCGATGCCGACCACGCCTTCCCCGACGAGCGCCTGAACCGGGTGCTCGAAGTCGTCGAATCGGACGAGGAGATCCAGGCCTACCTCGACGCCCAGAACGTCAACCCGGTGGCACGAAAGCGCTACAACGACCACGGCTCCCAGCACATCTCGATCGTCAGAAATCGTTCGCTCTGTCTCTACGACCTCCTCAAGGCCGGCAACGTCGATTTCAACGGCGCGGCCGACCAGGGGCTCGACGAGGCCGACGAGGCCGTCATCATCGCGCTCGCCGCCACGCTCCACGACATCGGCCACGTCGTCCACCGGACCGACCACCCCTACTACTCGATCCCGCTCGCCGCCGACCTCCTCGACCGCCTCCTCGCCGAGTTCGAGTGGTACGACGTCGGCGAGCGCGTGCGGATGAAGGGCGAGGTGCTCCACGCCATCGTCGCCCACGACACCGACGAGACGCCGCTGACGCTCGAAGCCGGGATCGTACGGGTCTCGGACGCCCTCGACATGGAGCACGGCCGGTCGCGGAGACCCTACGAGGAGGGTGGCCGCGGCATCAACACCGTCTCCAGTCAGGCCATCCGGCAGGTCTCGCTCCAGCCGGGCGACGGGGTACCCGTCCTCGTCGAGATCGAGATGACCGACGCCGCCGGCGTCTATCAGGTCGACACGCTGCTCAAGGCCAAACTCAATGGGTCGGGGCTCGAAGACGACATCCGCATCGTCGCGGTCACCACCCGCGATCCCGAGGAACGCCTCGTCGAGCGCGTCGAGCTCTAA
- a CDS encoding polyprenyl synthetase family protein, with product MEYLEHRRGMVEERLESVCEVVDPDELSERIAHVALSDGKRVRPTVTVLSCETAGGEAADAVDFAVGVELVHNASLVVDDIIDDSEVRRGTDSAWAAFGYGPALITSDGLLGEAFALFLDDERATEVVSEAMVELGEGEATELVARPTDEEEYLALARRKTGALFRAAAELGAIAADADARTVEAFGEYAEGVGVAFQIRDDVLDATADADDLGKPTGQDSEMDRPSLVEVTDLTPEEANALARETADGALSALDSVDVADERAAEYLRDLAEFVVVRER from the coding sequence ATGGAGTACCTCGAACACCGTCGAGGCATGGTCGAGGAGCGCCTCGAATCGGTGTGCGAGGTGGTCGACCCGGACGAGTTGAGCGAGCGGATCGCCCACGTCGCGCTGTCGGACGGGAAACGGGTTCGCCCGACCGTGACCGTGCTGTCCTGTGAGACGGCCGGCGGCGAGGCGGCCGACGCGGTGGACTTCGCCGTGGGGGTCGAACTCGTCCACAACGCCTCGCTGGTGGTCGACGACATCATCGACGACTCCGAGGTTCGACGCGGGACCGACAGCGCGTGGGCCGCCTTCGGCTATGGCCCGGCGCTGATCACCTCCGACGGGCTGCTCGGCGAGGCGTTCGCGCTCTTCCTCGACGACGAGCGCGCGACGGAGGTCGTGAGCGAGGCGATGGTCGAACTCGGCGAGGGCGAAGCCACCGAACTCGTCGCCCGACCCACGGACGAGGAGGAGTACCTCGCGCTCGCTCGCCGGAAGACGGGGGCGCTGTTCCGGGCCGCCGCCGAGCTCGGGGCGATCGCCGCCGACGCCGACGCCCGCACCGTCGAGGCCTTCGGCGAGTACGCCGAGGGCGTCGGGGTGGCCTTCCAGATCCGCGACGACGTGCTCGACGCCACCGCCGACGCCGACGACCTCGGGAAACCGACGGGCCAGGACAGCGAGATGGACCGGCCATCCCTCGTGGAGGTCACCGACCTCACGCCCGAGGAGGCCAACGCGCTGGCGCGCGAGACGGCCGACGGGGCGCTCTCGGCGTTGGACTCGGTCGACGTCGCCGACGAGCGAGCCGCCGAGTACCTCCGAGACCTCGCCGAGTTCGTGGTGGTCCGCGAGCGGTGA